The Curtobacterium herbarum genome contains the following window.
CGCGATGCACATCCGCTCGGCGACGAGGGCGCACACGGTCAGCACGATCCCGCCGCCGAACGCCACCGCGTTCGGCAGGGTCGAGCCTAGCGAAGGCAGGACGGACCGGGACAGCAGGTACACGAGCAGCCCGAGGGCGAACGCACCGAACAGCGCCCCGCAGATGCTCGACGCCTTCGCGAGGAACACCACCCGGGTCGCGTACATCGGGTCGACCCGGCGTCCGTCGTTCCGACCGCGGGTCTGCCGGCGGATCGGCGAGGCCATGAACAGCAGGGCGACGCCGATGAACACCAGCGTCAGACCAAGCGGCACCGACATCAACAGGGTCGGGGACTGCCGGGCGGTCAGGGCGGTGTCGACGGCGAACCCGGCGACCGCGGCGACGACCGCGACGCCGATCAGGGTGGAGGCCCGGGTCGGCTTCACGGGGTCGACTCCGGCTCGGCGGCCTCGAACAGTCGGGGTTCGTCGACCCGCTCCGTGTCGTCGCCCAACGCCTGGAGCAGGGTGGTGACGGACCCGTGGCCCGGCAGCACCGCCTCCGGGTCGGCGTCCGCCCAGGGCGCGAGCACGAACGCCCGCTCGTGGGCCCGCGGGTGCGGGACGGTCAGCGTCGCGGTGTCGATGCGGCGGTCGTCGACGGCGATCACGTCGAGGTCGAGCGTCCGGTCGCCCCAGCGGACCTCGCGGGTGCGACCGTGCTCGTCCTCGATGCCGTGCAGGGCGTCGAGCAGCTGCTGCGGCTCCAGGTCGGTCTCGACGACCACGACGCCGTTCCGGTAGCGCGGCTTCGTCGTGTCCAGGCCGTCCAGGGTCAGGGCGACGGACTCGACCTCGCGGCTCGACGCCACCGGCCGGACCCCGGGCAGCGCGGCGACGGCGGCCGCAGCGGCGCGGAGGGTGCTCCCCCGGTCACCGAGGTTCGCGCCGAGGGCGATGACGGCGCGCGTCACTCTTCTTCCTCGAGCGGACCGCTCTCGTCGGGTGCGTCGTCGGCCACCTGGTCGTCGGGGTGCACCGGGGACTCGCGTCGGATGGTGATCGACACGTCGGTGAACGGCACCGTGATCGGCGCCTGCGGCTTGTGCACCGTGACCTCGGTCGCCAGCGCGGCCCGGTGCGTCAGGACGGCGGCGGCGATCCGCTCGGCCAGGGTCTCGATGAGGTCCACCGGGTCGCGTTCGATCTCGGCGACGACCTGCTCGGCGAGCACCCCGTAGTGCACGGTCTCGGCCAGGTCGTCCGAGTCGGAGGCGGCGGTCGCGTCGACCTCGACGGCCACGTCGACGACGAAGTCCTGTCCGTCGGCGCGTTCGTGGTCGAAGACCCCGTGGTGGCCGCGTGCGCGGACTCCGACGAGGCGGATGGTGTCCCTCATGATCGAGCTGCCCTCCAGGCGTCCCAGACGTCGAGTACGGCGCGGGTCGGCGCCGGGTCGTGCACGCGGACGCCCCATGCGCCGCGTTCGGCCGCGAGCAGGCTGATCGCCGCCGTGGCCAGGTCTCGTTCGACCGGGGGTGCCCCGGCCGTGCTGCCCACGCCGTCCAGGAACCGCTTCCGCGAGGCGGCGACCAGGACGGGCAGGCCGATCGAGGCGAAGCGTTCGTAGCCCGCCAGGATCTCCCAGTTCTGCTGTCCCCGCTTGGCGAAGCCCAGGCCCGGGTCGATGACGACCTGCTCCTGCCGCACCCCGAGGACGATGAGCTCCGCGACCCGGAGTTCGACCTCGCGCCGGACCTCGTCGACCGCGTGGGTGTACTCGGCGTTGCGGTACATCCGGTCGCTGTGGCCGCGCCAGTGCATGACGACGAAGCCCACACCGGTCTCGGCGACGACGCGCGACATGTCCGGGTCGACGAGCCCACCCGAGACGTCGTTGACGATCACGGCGCCGAGGTCGACCGCACGTTCCGCGGTGCTGGCGTTCATCGTGTCGACGCTCACCGCGATCCCCTCGGACGCCAGCTGCTGCACGACCGGCAGGACCCGCTGCTGCTCGACGTCCACGGGGACGCGCTCGGCGCCGGGCCGGGTGGACTCCCCGCCGACGTCGACCAGGTCGGCACCGGCCGCGACGAGGTGCCGGGCGTGCGCGAGCGCCGCGTCGACGGCCAGGTGCAGGCCGCCGTCGCTGAACGAGTCCGGTGTGACGTTGAGGATCCCCATCACGCGGGTGCCCTCGGGGGTGGAGCGACCGCGGCGACGGCCGGTCACGACCTCCGGCACCGGTGCGGGTGCTCGGACGTCGATCGCGACCGTCGCCGGCGCTGCTGCTGCTTCGCGGGCCCGGCTCACCTCGGCGAGCCGACGCGACCGTCTCGTCGGCAGGTCGGTCATGCCGGCCTACGCGGGGGCGATACCGGGGTTGCCGAACGGGCGGTGACGACGCGGCTTGGAGGCGTCGATCCCGACCGGCTCCTCGGCGATGGCGGCGGCCTTGCCCGGCACCTCGATCGCCGGCAGGTCGCTCACCGGACGCTTGTCGCTCGAGAGCCACTGCGGGCGCTCGGGCAGCTTCCGGACGTCCTTGAAGATCTCCACGAGCTCCGGGGCGTCGAGCGTCTCCTTCTCGAGGAGCTCGCCGGCCAGGCGGTCGAGGATGTCGCGGTTGGCGTTGAGGACCTGGTAGGCCTCGTCGTGCGCGGCCTCGAGCAGTGCACGGGTCTCGGCGTCGACGGTCTCGGCGATGTTCTCCGAGTAGTCGCGACCGGTGCCGCCGCTCATGTCGCGGCCGACGAACGGCTCGCTCGACCCGGAGCCGAGCTTGACGGACCCGACGGCCTGGCTCATGCCGTACTCGGTGACCATCTTGCGGGCGGTGGCGGTGGCCTTCTCGATGTCGTTCGACGCTCCCGTGGTCGGGTCGTGGAACACGATCTCCTCGGCGACACGGCCACCCATGGCGTACGCCAGCTGGTCGAGCAGTTCGTTGCGCGTGACGGAGTACTTGTCCTCGAGCGGCAGCACCATCGTGTACCCGAGGGCACGGCCACGCGGCAGGATCGTGATCTTCGTCACCGGGTCGGTGTGGCGCATCGCGGCGGCCGCCAGGGCGTGACCACCCTCGTGGTACGCGGTGATGAGGCGTTCCTGGTCGGACATGATCCGGGTCCGACGCTGCGGGCCGGCCATCACGCGGTCGACGGCCTCGTCCAGGGCGCGGTTGTCGATGAGCTGCGCGTTCGACCGGGCGGTCAGCAGCGCGGCCTCGTTCAGGACGTTGGCCAGGTCGGCGCCGGTGAAGCCCGGCGTCTTGCGGGCCAGGAGCTCGAGGTCGACGCTCGCGGCGAGCGGCTTGCCCTTCGCGTGCACCTCGAGGATCTGCTTGCGACCCTGCAGGCCCGGCGCGTCGACGCCGATCTGCCGGTCGAAGCGGCCCGGGCGGAGCAGCGCGGGGTCGAGCACGTCGGGACGGTTCGTCGCGGCGATCAGGATGACGTTCGTCTTGCCGTCGAAGCCGTCCATCTCGACGAGGAGCTGGTTCAGCGTCTGCTCGCGCTCGTCGTTGCCGCCGCCGATACCGGCACCGCGGTGACGACCCACGGCGTCGATCTCGTCGATGAAGACGATGGCGGGCGAGTTCTGCTTCGCCTGGTCGAAGAGGTCGCGGACACGGCTGGCACCGACACCGACGAACATCTCGACGAAGTCCGAACCGGAGATCGAGTAGAACGGCACGCCGG
Protein-coding sequences here:
- a CDS encoding DUF3180 domain-containing protein — protein: MKPTRASTLIGVAVVAAVAGFAVDTALTARQSPTLLMSVPLGLTLVFIGVALLFMASPIRRQTRGRNDGRRVDPMYATRVVFLAKASSICGALFGAFALGLLVYLLSRSVLPSLGSTLPNAVAFGGGIVLTVCALVAERMCIAPPPDEDDHDGRGTTTA
- the folK gene encoding 2-amino-4-hydroxy-6-hydroxymethyldihydropteridine diphosphokinase, encoding MTRAVIALGANLGDRGSTLRAAAAAVAALPGVRPVASSREVESVALTLDGLDTTKPRYRNGVVVVETDLEPQQLLDALHGIEDEHGRTREVRWGDRTLDLDVIAVDDRRIDTATLTVPHPRAHERAFVLAPWADADPEAVLPGHGSVTTLLQALGDDTERVDEPRLFEAAEPESTP
- the folB gene encoding dihydroneopterin aldolase is translated as MRDTIRLVGVRARGHHGVFDHERADGQDFVVDVAVEVDATAASDSDDLAETVHYGVLAEQVVAEIERDPVDLIETLAERIAAAVLTHRAALATEVTVHKPQAPITVPFTDVSITIRRESPVHPDDQVADDAPDESGPLEEEE
- the folP gene encoding dihydropteroate synthase, with amino-acid sequence MTDLPTRRSRRLAEVSRAREAAAAPATVAIDVRAPAPVPEVVTGRRRGRSTPEGTRVMGILNVTPDSFSDGGLHLAVDAALAHARHLVAAGADLVDVGGESTRPGAERVPVDVEQQRVLPVVQQLASEGIAVSVDTMNASTAERAVDLGAVIVNDVSGGLVDPDMSRVVAETGVGFVVMHWRGHSDRMYRNAEYTHAVDEVRREVELRVAELIVLGVRQEQVVIDPGLGFAKRGQQNWEILAGYERFASIGLPVLVAASRKRFLDGVGSTAGAPPVERDLATAAISLLAAERGAWGVRVHDPAPTRAVLDVWDAWRAARS
- the ftsH gene encoding ATP-dependent zinc metalloprotease FtsH codes for the protein MDFKRILRGPYIWILLAVVGIFIGWTFIAQSGTQEISTQKGLEQLSDGKVSSAVVNSTEQRVDLTLRNDGGTEQFYYSTPRGTEVVEAVSQADLPKGYNDHVQQSNVLVSLLLTLLPFLLIGALFWFLLSSAQGGGSKVMQFGKSKAKMNNKENPQVSFADVAGADEAIEELHEIKEFLKEPAKFQAVGARIPKGVLLYGPPGTGKTLLARAVAGEAGVPFYSISGSDFVEMFVGVGASRVRDLFDQAKQNSPAIVFIDEIDAVGRHRGAGIGGGNDEREQTLNQLLVEMDGFDGKTNVILIAATNRPDVLDPALLRPGRFDRQIGVDAPGLQGRKQILEVHAKGKPLAASVDLELLARKTPGFTGADLANVLNEAALLTARSNAQLIDNRALDEAVDRVMAGPQRRTRIMSDQERLITAYHEGGHALAAAAMRHTDPVTKITILPRGRALGYTMVLPLEDKYSVTRNELLDQLAYAMGGRVAEEIVFHDPTTGASNDIEKATATARKMVTEYGMSQAVGSVKLGSGSSEPFVGRDMSGGTGRDYSENIAETVDAETRALLEAAHDEAYQVLNANRDILDRLAGELLEKETLDAPELVEIFKDVRKLPERPQWLSSDKRPVSDLPAIEVPGKAAAIAEEPVGIDASKPRRHRPFGNPGIAPA